The window cgagggttgggtgggtgtcATTGAGCTGGATGGCAACCTGCTCGGGGAACTCTTTCCAGGGGCGCTTGGACTTCTTGAAACGACGGACAATGTCGTACAGCGAGGCGGCAACCCAGAAGTATTGCTGCTTCAGACGCAGCTCCTTTCCGCGCTCAAGGTTGTCGTTGGGGTAAAGCACCGCCGAGATTGTCTCGGCGCGTTGCTGATCGGCCACAGAGCTTTCGTAGTCACCGTTGTTGAACTTCTGGAAGTCAAACTCGCCACTGGCTGCTGTGCTGGACCACAACCTCAAGTTGTTCGTAGAAGGGGTCGCGTAACCAGGGATGGGCACATCGTAGGCGACTGCCTTGACGATCTCACCGCCCTCCCAGTGGGCAACGGTCCTCCCGTTCTCATCAGTCGACTTGCGAACGTGGCCAAAGAACTGGATATCAACAGTAACATCGTGTCTAGGGAACTCCCAAGGATTGAAGTCCAACCAATAATCAGGAACTTCCACCTGGTACCCATCAATGATCTCCTGTTTGAAGATACCATAGCGATATCGCAAGCCGTAACCCCAAGCTGGGTAGTTGAGACTGGCAAGACTGTCCAGGAAGCAAGCGGCAAGGCGGCCCAAACCACCATTGCCGAGAGCAGCGTCGTGTTCTTGTTCAATCACATCCTCGATGCGGAAACCAAGGTCGGCGAGGCCAGCTAAACAGTTGCAGATCAGCATCGTGCTCAAATGCCGCACCCCTTCAGAGCCCACTCACCCTTGGCCGTATCCTTTTGTCCGATATTGAGCATAGCGTTGTCGAGAGCCCTTCCCATCAGGAACTCCAAGCTCAGGTAGTAAAGTCTCTTGCTGTCAACGAACGTCTGGCGCTGCTGGGTGCGGTTCCATTCAAGGATAAGGCGATCGCGGAAGGCGAGACTGCATGCCGAATAAGCTGCAGATTCGTCGCAGTTGAACATGCTACGAGCGAGCGTGGTCTCGACATGACGGACGACCTCGGACTCGAAGCCATCTTTGTCCTTGAAACCGCTGACCTGATGCTTCAGCCAGGCCTCACGCTGCGGCTCAGGGATGGAAGCTAGATGCCAAGGAGACGTTGTTAGCGCATGCACCTGCAGGTTCTTGGCACCCCGCCTGTCTCACACAAGCCCTTGGGAATCCGTGAGGGGCAATCAAACAGGTGGGGGAGCTGCTTGCGCTCATCGCCCGACCATGAGAGCTGTCACCAAAGCTCCCGAGACATGAGCagccccttccctctccatGAGACAATTGGCTGGAAATAGACTCAACATACCTTCCACACTCTTGATCTCTCCGGCACCGAAGCCGGTAAAGGTGCGTTTGTGCTTGGGCCGAGAGATGCCCGCTGGGCCGACAGAGCCCTGGATGTCCACAATCGGGGCTCCCATGGAGGGGCGACGCTgtctggtggggagggattcGGACGCCATGGTGAGAAGAGGCTTCCAAGTTGCCGGACTGGAAGAAAATGTCAGACACCTTCAAGTTTGTTCCCTTCAGAGGAGGGGTTCGAAGTTTAaaagagaggaaaaggagacTACAGGCGGCAAAAGAGCCAAGGCAAGTCAGGCACGCTTACGTAGTAGAGGGCAAGTCGATAAGATCAGCTCAGGCTTGAATTGGGCGTGGTGGGGTAGCTGGCTGCTCTGGCGTGTCTGGGTGTCACTGTCTAGCAGCGAAGCTATTGGCGGTCTAGGCAATGGGGCGGGTAgatgaggtggtgatggttgtgtATAACGATGAGAGAGGAGCGGCGGGGAGTGCAGGACAAGAACCCCACACAAGAATAGTTGTAAGACGGAGAAGAGatggaagagaagagaatgagacgacgaggagctggtgggaaGAGCCTTCCATATAACTTTTACGCCCGGTCGGTCACCAACCGTGTGAGCCAAACTTAGCAGCAAAAGCTCCAGGAATCCTGCTCCTGCCTTCCTGCACAGCGCCGTTCGCACTCCCGGATCCATGCTGTCCTGTTGTGGATGGCACCCGACTGAGGAGAGAGGTCCTTGTGGACAGAACTGCATCCCCTGCCCATgtaccacccaccacctccaccaccacctccaccaccactgaccacctcctccttcctgcAGCTTTTCAATATGGGGAGCTTTCTGGCCCTTTCCTTCAAGGTGCTTGTCTACGACTTGATTGGCTTTCCTGGTGCATTGGTCCTCCGCATCTCCTGCAACTCGGCCAAGTCACGACCTTGGGCCGTGCCTGTCTCCCTTTCAGTCGACATTCTGCATGGCCGTTGACACGAGTTGCGATGTGATTGTGCTGCTCCGACCAGGCCGAGACGTTGTTCGGATGCGTAACGCGGGGTAGGTGATCTGGAAGAGCCGAGAGCCATATCTCTTTCCACCTGGCGGATTGTCATCAACTCGCAAGTGGAAATGCCACTGGTTTGTTGTGGCGTGGGGCTGGGACACAGCTGCTGTGATGATTGATTGGGCTTGGAGAATCCCCCACATTATGCCTGAAACTCTGCATCATCATTCTTATATCTAAGGGCGGTAGCATTGGGTTATCCTGGCATTCCCCCGGCTTGACAAAGCAGATCGAGATCGTAAGGCCATCATCATGTTAGGCATTTgcttcatcaaccaaccGAACCGGCGccaagcatcaccaacacaccGAGCCTGCAGTCTTCAGCCCAACTCTACTCCACTCCGAGCCCACCCAGACTGCCCTGCTTGACGTGTTGCATCATTAATGTCTTATTAGTCGAGATGACAGACTTGAATACAACGTCGTTCAAGGCTAACATCCCAAGTCATGAGGAGATCTCATAATTGGGTTGATAAGGTGGCTATCAGGTAGACACCCGCTGCCGAACATGAACACCACTCTCACTGATCTGGAAGTATGCTCATAATATGGCAGAAACAATGCCAGCCAATTTGACTGGGACTCTTTGACCTATTTCTTCGAGAGCTGTCAGAAGACTTGCGATAAAAAGCACGAAAGGAACATTTTCATACAAAGAAAGGGTGGGCAAAACGTGTTTCAACCACACGGCACGGGACGGGCTCGGGAGACCCAAACACCAGGCAAGGTGCCCATGTCTTTGAGTACATCAAAACAAACATTGCGGCTCGGGAACATCAACAAGGGGCTTGCCATGCCTTGTGACCCTGGACTGTTATTGTTAGAGCGAAACAATATCCCGCAGAGCCATTCCCAATACGACCCAAAAGTACCGGACACTCTAACCAAAAATATGTGGTTGGCGCCCTCTGAAAGTATCTTATACATGAAATTTTGATTCTTCACCCCAGCTCGTTGCAGACAGCTCGAAAGGGACTTCGGGATCTAAGATCATCTATTTAGTTGGTATGGATAGATAGGAGGACAAGACTAATAAGGTGTAGTTGGAAAGGGCACGGGTCGTCTCAGACGCCCATCATCCCTCGCTTTTCACTGACATGTCTTCAGGGACCTGTTTTCTCCTCCTGAAGCTCCATCcttttttgccttttccGCCTGTCCATCCCTCGCTCCTGCTCCGGAATCGTAAAATCAAAATAAAAGACAGAACGTTGCTCAAAAATAAAAGTCGTCGTTTCACCCATGGCCTTGTACGCCGTGTCATATGCAGAGGAAAGCCCAGGCTGAAGCTATGTCGTGTGTTGTGAAGTGGGTTCGGTGTTCAGGATATCGGGTGAGAGGTTTTTGGTGGATTACAATATTCCTGCAGCTAGATTCCCCGATAAAGGGATCTGTACATTATCAATCAATAAGGAGAGATTCGAGTGTCGCTATTTGCTGACTTTCCTCGGATCGAATCGTGCCTGTGTTCCTTGGTAGGATGGGAGGGTGATGCTTTCGGGATCAACAGCTGCCAGGCACAGCAGTCCTGAAATACGCCCGATCGTGCGGGGAGTACGCCTCCAACTCTGGAGGATGCATGAGGGGGCATCTATAGAATACCAGAATCCTTCAGCGCGTTGTTCAGGATCGTCTCCTTAACCGCAGCAAAAACCAGACGGATGTTGCTAGTATCTGTCGCTTGTGTCAAGCTGATCGATCGTTAGCATCATAACAAAAGCAAAACGACGGCGGGACAGAGAACAACTTACTGAGGGTAGAGATTTAGATGTGCCCTGTTCACTTGGTTGAATCTCCAGAGCAGATACTTGGCTGCCTTGTTGACGTCGTTGCCTCCCGAGTAATCGGGGAAATAGTTGCTGAGTGGAGATCGGCCCAGTTTCTGCTTGAAGATATCAACCTTgttcaagaacaagatgatACTCGTGCGCATAAACCACCGTGAGTTGACTACCGAGTCGAAAAGTAGTAGTGACTCCATCATACGGTTCTAGAAATCCAATTAGCATCACGGAGACATAACTTGATGGGCCACGAATCGCGTACCTGACTGCTTTCTTCTAGCAAGACCTGATCGTACTCGCTCAAGGCCACACAAAAGATGATGGAAGTGACGTTCTCAAAACAGTGGATCCACTTCTTGCGTTCGCTGCGTTGACCACCCACGTCAAACATGCTGTGAACTGTCAGTGTTGTTCCAGGCAAGACTGGCAGCATGAAAACTCACTGAATACTGAGTTGGCCCATCTTGAATCTCGTCTCGTAGATACCTGTGGTCTTCGTTCTCGCCCGAAGCACATCCATCTCATTGGGGATGTACTCCTTGTGTGCGATTCTTGCAGCCTCGTCAAAAAAGCTGCCGGTGAAGTTAGATGCCAGTCCGTGCCCCTCAGTTCAAACACAAGAAACTCACTATTCCGCAGAGTCCATCAAGTAGAACTCTGTTTGCCTTTCCATGAGCTGCTCCTTGGCCGGGTCGTTCCATAATGACTGGATCGCCACGCTGACCTTTGCGTCAATGGTCTGTGGGTTGGTATCGAGGGAGTAATCAATCAAAAAGTCGAGATGTCGCTTGTTCTCATCCAGTACTGGCTCGATGTCGAACTGGCGCATGGCGCTGGCGACCGATTTGGCGCATTCCAGCAGGTTTTTGAACACGGTGGGTCTGTAAttcttgagctcctcatGCGAATAACCTTTTAGGTGGATGATTTTCATCTGCTTCACAATAGTTGACTTGCCGCTCTCACCAGAGCCTGCGTGTGTAACAAGTGGTTAGCAAATAAGGAAAGTCGCGACTTGGCGGCTCGCGCGGCGAAGCAGACAATTGACGTACCTAGCAGTAGAATCTTGCATTCTCGGCGCAGCCGTTTTGAATCTTCCTCCAGATCTCTGTCAATCTTGTTGCTCCTCTTCCGCTGTTCCGACTCCTCCCCGCTCGTGCTCATGCACGACCCCATTGTGACCATGAACCTCAGGGGACGGTCGTTGCGAGTGCTGGATGAGGTCGCGGGCGACAATTGGCTGGCAGTAGAGAGGCTGGCCGCGGCagtgtcggcggcggcagcagctgaGAAGGCGCGACGGCGGgttgctgccgctggcgACGTGGGCGCTCGCTTGTCCTTGGATTTTCCCTAGAAACCCATAGGCGCGGGCGGTCGTGGCTGTTTGCGATGGCTGCGAGGTGctgggtgatggatggattgaTGGTGTCGgtcggtgagggtgagggttcGGAATGCCGAAATGCCGTGCAGAGAGAAGCCGTCTCTGTTGGGTTCGAGGTTGCCTTGTGCAGGTCGTAGAactgccttggccgggcgGAGAGAGGTGGCCTTGGATCCCGATTGAGAGAGTCGAAGAGGTAGCGATGCAACAACACAAAGACCCGCCTCggaccccctccccagctttTGTATGGGGCCTCAATGGAGCCTCGAAGCTCAAGCAAGTCGAGGGTCTGATTCGGCAACAAGGTCAGGCTGGCGATAAAAGGCGAATGGGTGTTGCTTGGGAGGACCAGTCGACCGACCGTGAACTATTGTGTCGCTCTTTCccttggttgtgttgttttggtttcgCTTTCAGTCGGGGCGCTGTCAAACCGTTGACCGTTGCGTTGCGGGAGAACGGGACTAATAAGCCGTCACTTGCACTTGCTCCCGTCCTTGTCACGCACTACTCAAGCGTGACTGGTGTCGGTGGGGACAGGCCGAGATGGATTGAAATAGCAAAGGGCGATACAATGCCTGATATCCTCGTTATTTTGTCGAAACCACctgagatggtgatgacagAAGGAAAACTGGAAATGCAAGCACCTGGAAACGGAAGTGGAAGCTGGCAGAGGACCTGGACGGGAGCACGGAGCACAGACCGGGGAGccttgaggtggtggaacTGGAGTTTTTGCTCGCCCTCTTTCGCTTCACCACGCTGGCGCATTTTACGGCACCGTAGCCCAGGCGGCAGCTCCCCAGGGCAATTAGACAGCGCCTGGGGGGGAAACATGGGGTCCCGGGCTCTTCTGACAGGGCCAAACATGAGATACCTCGAGATGCGACACACCGCACTGCAAAGAGAAGGTATCGAGTCTTGGTGTTCCAGGGGCCGCATTGGCCACCGTCTCTTCACCACAGGAGAGCCTTGCTGGCCGTGCTCCGTGGCCCACCaggctgatgatgggaacGGGTCTTGCTGGTAACGCAGATCTTGCCCCACAGAATCACGAAATGGATGCCGTGACAAGTGGGTGCGAGATCCAGCACGGGAGCTCCAGCTCGACGTGCCCATCCACCAGGTACAGCGTCGTGAGTTCCAAGCCTTGTTGGACGCGTTGAGAGGCCATTGTACTTCCACCGGGTGTGTGTTGGACCGGCCCAATACACGCTCCACCGCAATGAAGCTGTCAACGGGTACCCGTCCAGAAATAACTGGATGGGGACGATGGATGCAAGTGCTGGTTAGTGCACCGCCAAGGCGCTGTGTTAAACCCATTTCAACATCCCTCACAGTCCGCTCCTTCCATTTGCCGTTCTCAGACACTTTTGATTTCCAAACACGCAGGGGTCATAGATTAGATTGCCTGCTAACCTTCTTCACTGGCTCTCTGCATTATTTGACCTTTTCGTCGACGGGATGAATGCGTTTGTCCTCTGTTGCTGGGTATGGAATGGCAACAATGACGACAAGCAACaaaggagtttgagaagaaAGATCTGAGCTGATCAGGGTTCAACCACGTGGTCCCCCTTGCCAGCATCTCACCACTGGATATCAGCCACGGATATCAGCCACGGACCTCTCGCCCCGGCGCCACCAACTACGACCTACACTTACTAGTCAggaaccaccacaccactctCTCAACGCCTCCTCACCCTTTTATCGCGAATCCGCCTCTGAGACTATCCGCTCCCCGGATCGGCCATCGTGCGGTGAAGTGTTGTGGAGATCAGGGAGTTCTTTTTTCACATGGTGTCTCAGAACCCCCTATTGTGTTCTGCCCCCGTTTCGACGTCTCACTCCACAGCCAAACCAGGTATGAACCTCAAGATCCCAACTCCCACGTgtctttccttttctttgccGCCTTCCCGTGCCCCGGAAAATCCATTTCTCGGAAGCTCACGGACGACAAGACTTCCAAAGCAGGACAAAGATGCAGGGGTGAAGACAATTGGAAAACCGTTTCTTGCAACTTGTGATGCGGGAAGAGCTGTGCCTCGCATTGGCTCGAGACCGACTTGGCTGCCATCGCGCTAGCTTCTCACCTTGGCGTCTACATGCATTGACAGAGACAAAGTTGACACTCTGTTACAGTGGCTTCAcgctcctccctcttttgCATTTTTTGAGCTGCCAGATGCAGACACCGATGCCGAGAACCACAATGCAACCTTGCCAGCCAAGCTTGCGATCGCGAATATGTTTTTGGACAACGTATAgggcagaaaaagaaaaccctaCGGCGCAGTGCTTGGGAGCCCAGCTGAAACAGGCCATTTTCTGCCTTTCATCCATCATCTGCCGTTCACCGCTGGACTTTTGAGTGATCTAAACGCCGCGTCTCCTGCATCCGTCCGCTCGCGCCGGGAGTGCACTGGAAGAGGCAGCGAAGTCAGCAGTCCAATCGGTAGCAATCCCCCGATGCGCTGTAAGCCCTTGCCGCAAACCTGCACGCCTCGATCTAGGAAATACACCAATCAAATTCTGTGGTAAAAGAGCCGGGAGCCAGTGGGCACTGTCTCATAGGGTTGCTTTTTCCTTCTGCGACTGCATAATTGACGCAGTTATACATGCATAAGGTTGGTTGATGATagttggtgggtggttgacGCAGAAAAGGGGCAGAAAAGGGGCTTCAGCTGTGGTTTGAAGAGCTGTAGCAACTTGGAGAAACGGGATATTCTATTCGCATCCACCGTCCATGGGGAAGGTAGCCAACAGGAAACTGCATGTAACCTCCAGCGTAGGATGAGTGACGTACTTGATAGATCGCAAGCATGATCGGTACGGATTATTCAAGACATCCCATAGCACACTTGACCTTCAGAAAAGCCTAGAAGAAGAGCGGTTCGCTGTAACTTGTGTTCAACATTGGATAAACAATTTAGCCCTCACAAACTTAGATACCCCAACTGTCCACCCGCTGCCAACGCCCTTCCCAGAAGCCCCGAAGAAAACCCCGCTGTTCACTCCGCAAAACTAAAGAACCTAACACCGTTTTCCGTGGACAATAGGAAAAAGAGGCTCCTGCATGAGAAACCGCAGCAGGCAGCTAGATAAGCATCGAGTGCGATCTGATGCCCTTTGGCCCCAACTCACTGTTTCATTTTGTTAGCGGAATTGTCCGTCAAACTCAATGGGGTAGAAAGAAAGACTTACTTATAGTCCACCCTGCTGAAGCTCATACTTCTTTGTGCCTCTAATCCGGCTGGGTCCAAGTTGTGAATGCAAAAGGCCAGGCGCGCTGCTACCTGCGCACCCAGAAACATGGCTTCCTCGAAACCGTTCTTTGTCCATTCCGCCAGATAAGTGGGCAGCGTAGCCAGCTTGATGTTAGTGGGTGTCTGGCTGTGGAAATGATGGCTTGTCTGCAGCTGACCGTCTGCGCCCACAATCTGGCCTTGAGGGCCGCCGGGGACACcgaggctggcggcggtggtggcggcttGAAGCAACGGGTTGACGCTGCTGCTTGTGGGCAATTGGCCAGTGAATGAACCAGTGGGTGTCTGCGAACCAGTTCCGGAAGGGGTGCCGATGTTTGATGGCAGCTCCGAGGTGAACATGGTggcagaggaaggggagatcAGGTGGCGGGCTTGAAGGGTTTGCATGATATTGTCCCTTAGGCCACGGATGCGCGCTCCGTTGCCGACAAAGACCAGATTTTCCCAGCAACTAGGGCGCATGTACATTTCATCGATGCCCTGTACGGTGTGGTAGATGGTGGTGACAATCCGATCGATTTCCTTGCGGTCCGCAAACAGGAAGCGCTCTAGGCCCACCTCGATATCACGACGGACCCGGCGGGAGATGCGCTCTGTagctggagcagcagcagggggtTGAGCTGCTGCTAGAGGCGccgcagcatcagcagcaggttGCGCTTGCTCTCCTCCTGTCTTCGCGGCAGGTTCATCGGGTTTCGTTCCTGCATCGTCAGTCGACACTGCAGGGGCAGCACCAGAATCGGCCATCTCGACGTCCTTGGACACCCCGTTCTCTGCTGGAGCGGAGGCTGAGGGAGCCGGTGCTGCAGGGGGCGCAACAGGGACATCCTCAGTCACCAATTCTTCGTAGTGAAATATGGTCTTGGTTCGCTTCGAATTCGGCAGTCTGGCCTTGGCCGCAGCAGCGGCATCGGTCTCCTGCCCCTTGCCCTTTCTGCCAGCCTTTGCCTTCTCCGCCTTGAGCTTTTCCTGTTTCGCCAAAAACTCACGGGTTTGACCGCTGACGACCAGACTGGCCACATCAAGCACGCCTTCCTCATTGACCACCTTCTCATCGCCATCGATACCCAGGTCATCATCAGCGCCCACCACAGTGGTGACAATCTTCGGTCCTTCTGTCGGCGCAGCCGATGATGTCGCTGTTCCGTTGCTGTTAGTCGCGGATCCCCCCTCTGTCGGCAGCTCCATAAGCTCCTTGGACTCGGCGACATAAGGCAAGACCTCACAGACCGGGCTCTTCTTCAGTTGCTCC is drawn from Podospora pseudocomata strain CBS 415.72m chromosome 1 map unlocalized CBS415.72m_1, whole genome shotgun sequence and contains these coding sequences:
- the ARP9 gene encoding Actin-like protein arp9 (COG:Z; EggNog:ENOG503NWPF), translating into MSGSTGKWREEQVLIICPGSQTTLAQMGCNELTPPQHRFPTRMFPDPGVEGQFRPFHTYKRPKTTARVKGEGEDDFDWVEDVDSLEGAIYPIQAGHIVHMEAFLAFLEHVHQALTTTYHNTPIMLMASPQWTKADCEVISRYVFEKTKTPALCLLHSGLATQYGLKWPNMTVVDVGFEKVDVTCVYEGRVVGHNDVGPGNVRDSEKADEERKRGISGGEFFTKRLMELLKEQGFDHEMAEQLKKSPVCEVLPYVAESKELMELPTEGGSATNSNGTATSSAAPTEGPKIVTTVVGADDDLGIDGDEKVVNEEGVLDVASLVVSGQTREFLAKQEKLKAEKAKAGRKGKGQETDAAAAAKARLPNSKRTKTIFHYEELVTEDVPVAPPAAPAPSASAPAENGVSKDVEMADSGAAPAVSTDDAGTKPDEPAAKTGGEQAQPAADAAAPLAAAQPPAAAPATERISRRVRRDIEVGLERFLFADRKEIDRIVTTIYHTVQGIDEMYMRPSCWENLVFVGNGARIRGLRDNIMQTLQARHLISPSSATMFTSELPSNIGTPSGTGSQTPTGSFTGQLPTSSSVNPLLQAATTAASLGVPGGPQGQIVGADGQLQTSHHFHSQTPTNIKLATLPTYLAEWTKNGFEEAMFLGAQVAARLAFCIHNLDPAGLEAQRSMSFSRVDYNELGPKGIRSHSMLI
- the GPA2,MOD-D gene encoding Guanine nucleotide-binding protein alpha-3 subunit (COG:D; COG:T; EggNog:ENOG503NVBY), with the protein product MVTMGSCMSTSGEESEQRKRSNKIDRDLEEDSKRLRRECKILLLGSGESGKSTIVKQMKIIHLKGYSHEELKNYRPTVFKNLLECAKSVASAMRQFDIEPVLDENKRHLDFLIDYSLDTNPQTIDAKVSVAIQSLWNDPAKEQLMERQTEFYLMDSAEYFFDEAARIAHKEYIPNEMDVLRARTKTTGIYETRFKMGQLSIHMFDVGGQRSERKKWIHCFENVTSIIFCVALSEYDQVLLEESSQNRMMESLLLFDSVVNSRWFMRTSIILFLNKVDIFKQKLGRSPLSNYFPDYSGGNDVNKAAKYLLWRFNQVNRAHLNLYPHLTQATDTSNIRLVFAAVKETILNNALKDSGIL
- the GPH1_2 gene encoding Non-essential glycogen phosphorylase (EggNog:ENOG503NVUR; COG:G), coding for MASESLPTRQRRPSMGAPIVDIQGSVGPAGISRPKHKRTFTGFGAGEIKSVEASIPEPQREAWLKHQVSGFKDKDGFESEVVRHVETTLARSMFNCDESAAYSACSLAFRDRLILEWNRTQQRQTFVDSKRLYYLSLEFLMGRALDNAMLNIGQKDTAKGEWALKGCGI